In one window of Astyanax mexicanus isolate ESR-SI-001 chromosome 18, AstMex3_surface, whole genome shotgun sequence DNA:
- the LOC125782629 gene encoding uncharacterized protein LOC125782629, whose amino-acid sequence MRTLLLLTLVLGTIVAAPDVISPGPTSGVVLRDNSGLLITNCRLHTQRVFVRLNPEEVCKKNFPDWSRQVGWAGHWWVREAVSHAERDTTHMLQQLQKFAVTQSELNGAQKRSKRFLAGLLTAAAAVGSLLGVGTSAVNAVGLATVRRNVGELQAELPHIKDQIDTQQRQLQAIGQTLQGTIVVLNTHTVALNKTLQTITSLTRAIQTDMAHIQVINMLLNDMLQEVGSSVDSLAMGKIPAYLVPLTLVQEILSRATREEVTDLQAHLAYTLGSAVPLYVNPENREVAFLVNLPIIAAENIYRLKEVVNVGFWQKEAHIKIQTPTLVAYQDINPGLYLAPNLRMCTLSKDIHYLCPSKPFTREGAGNLCGLKPMLTKDQCPATVTHRYQQVETQVEIVGSRWLVNTAAREAVLSYDQHDIDERIPLPEQTFWVDVPPGATLHVGEWSLYHLVPDQYESEIEVSDFFTTHSLELSPDTLGRIQYEGPQSIDLTPINNVLKEIEARPTWTVQPVRYSWSLPDTLLAVLVCLGYVATFGITCFYRRKTVKLQRQMDSWSGKVVRFVRRRRGGQEVSVETQEDATDEPMQVAAVREVV is encoded by the coding sequence ATGAGGACTCTCCTGCTCCTGACGCTCGTGCTGGGGACGATCGTCGCGGCCCCTGATGTGATCTCCCCCGGACCTACCTCAGGAGTAGTTCTTAGGGATAATTCGGGACTACTAATCACAAACTGCCGGTTACATACCCAAAGGGTGTTTGTACGACTGAACCCGGAGGAAGTATGTAAAAAGAACTTCCCTGATTGGTCCCGCCAAGTGGGGTGGGCTGGGCATTGGTGGGTACGAGAGGCAGTAAGCCATGCCGAACGAGACACCACCCACATGCTACAACAGCTGCAAAAATTTGCGGTCACACAGTCTGAACTGAATGGGGCTCAAAAGAGATCCAAACGGTTTCTTGCAGGTTTATTAACTGCTGCCGCCGCTGTAGGCTCACTCCTTGGCGTCGGCACATCCGCTGTTAATGCCGTGGGCCTAGCCACGGTCCGCCGTAATGTAGGGGAACTACAGGCAGAACTACCACACATCAAGGACCAAATAGACACCCAACAGAGACAGCTACAAGCAATTGGACAAACTTTACAGGGTACCATTGTGGTCCTCAATACCCACACGGTAGCTTTAAACAAAACTCTGCAAACGATCACCTCCCTGACCCGGGCAATCCAGACAGATATGGCTCACATCCAAGTGATTAACATGCTTTTGAATGACATGCTACAGGAAGTGGGATCCTCAGTAGACAGTCTAGCTATGGGCAAGATACCAGCTTATCTGGTGCCTTTAACCCTGGTACAGGAAATCCTCAGTCGGGCTACCCGAGAGGAAGTTACTGATCTCCAAGCACATTTAGCCTATACACTCGGAAGTGCAGTACCTCTTTATGTCAATCCAGAAAATAGAGAAGTAGCTTTTCTGGTCAACTTACCTATAATAGCTGCGGAAAACATTTATCGCTTAAAAGAAGTggtaaatgttgggttttggcAAAAAGAAGCACACATCAAAATTCAGACTCCGACCTTGGTAGCTTACCAAGACATCAATCCTGGACTTTATCTGGCCCCAAATTTGCGCATGTGTACCCTGTCCAAGGATATACACTATCTCTGTCCCAGTAAACCGTTCACTCGAGAGGGTGCCGGCAATCTTTGTGGCCTTAAGCCCATGCTCACTAAGGACCAGTGTCCTGCCACTGTCACTCATAGGTACCAACAGGTCGAGACTCAGGTTGAAATCGTAGGGAGCCGGTGGTTGGTAAATACTGCGGCACGGGAAGCGGTGTTGTCCTATGACCAGCATGATATCGATGAACGTATTCCCCTTCCGGAACAAACATTTTGGGTAGACGTACCACCTGGGGCTACTCTGCATGTTGGGGAATGGTCCCTGTACCACTTAGTACCTGATCAATATGAGAGTGAAATTGAGGTGTCTGATTTCTTTACTACCCACTCCTTAGAACTCAGCCCTGACACCCTTGGTCGGATACAGTATGAGGGTCCCCAGTCTATCGATTTGACCCCCATCAATAATGTCTTAAAAGAGATCGAGGCACGTCCCACATGGACAGTCCAACCTGTAAGATACTCCTGGTCATTGCCCGATACCTTGTTAGCTGTGCTGGTATGTCTGGGGTATGTAGCAACCTTTGGTATAACGTGTTTTTATCGTAGGAAGACCGTGAAGCTACAGAGACAAATGGATTCATGGTCGGGTAAGGTGGTTAGATTTGTGAGACGTAGAAGGGGGGGTCAAGAAGTGTCAGTGGAAACTCAGGAGGACGCAACTGATGAACCTATGCAGGTAGCTGCAGTAAGGGAAGTGGTTTAG